The genomic window TCGAACGCCTGGCGCGCACCTATCTGCAGGGCGTGCACGATCATCACGACGCCCTTGCCGTGCAATTCCAGGCGTTGGCCGAGTCGGAAGATCCCCATCTCGCCTTCGCGCTGCGCGAGAACCATCGCGCCTATGTGGACTTTCTCGCGGGCGCCGTCGCGGCGGAACAGGCGCAGGGACGCGTCCGTGAGAACGTGGACCCGCTGGCGGCGGGATGGATCCTGAACGGCATCGGCTTCACCCTCACGCTGGTGCGCCTGCTGGGTCTCGAACGCACCGCCGACGGGCGCCTTGTCTCCGATCTCATGGTGACCGCGGCGCTCGACTGGCTAACCACGCCGGCCGGCCCTGCCGCAGCTCCGCCGCCCAAGCCGGAGCAAAGGAGGTCCAGTCGTGTCAAAGCCCGCAATCCCCGCTGACGAACGCGAGGCGTTGTTGCGCCGCTGCTGGTACACGCACGACGCGCTCTGGTTTCGCGCGGTCAGCGACGCCTTCGGCATCGAGGTCGCCAACCGGCTGAATCGCGAGATCCTGCGCCACCAGGGACGCGTCGAGGCGCACCGCCTATTGCGGGCGCTCGACCGCGGCCCGGCGCAGTCCATCGACGACATG from Candidatus Binatia bacterium includes these protein-coding regions:
- a CDS encoding TetR/AcrR family transcriptional regulator, which encodes MVPKARRTRLPAEEREKQILQAATRVFARLGYRRAGTAAIASEAGISEAMIYKRFASKKDLFERVLRRLGTRVLENWSADDAERPAAAPARRPAGAAARTRETTRGGRLERLARTYLQGVHDHHDALAVQFQALAESEDPHLAFALRENHRAYVDFLAGAVAAEQAQGRVRENVDPLAAGWILNGIGFTLTLVRLLGLERTADGRLVSDLMVTAALDWLTTPAGPAAAPPPKPEQRRSSRVKARNPR